A single genomic interval of Anopheles darlingi chromosome X, idAnoDarlMG_H_01, whole genome shotgun sequence harbors:
- the LOC125956700 gene encoding dolichyl-diphosphooligosaccharide--protein glycosyltransferase subunit STT3A, with protein sequence MDHLTKLRVSFDKQESLIKLAILTTAAILSFATRLFSVLRFESVIHEFDPYFNYRTTKYLAEQGFYSFHNWFDDRAWYPLGRIIGGTIYPGLMVTSATLYRIMWFLNITVDIRNVCVFLAPFFSSLTTIITYLLTKEIHSTGAGLVAGAMISIVPGYISRSVAGSYDNEGIAIFCMILTYYAWIRAVKTGAILWATLGALAYFYMVSSWGGYVFLINLIPLHVLALMATGRFSHRVYIAYSTLYTIGTILSMQISFVGFQPVQSSEHMLAFGVFGLCQLHALVDYVRSIVPKEHFDTLFQALVISIVCVAALVGLVLTLTGKISPWTGRFYSLLDPSYAKNHIPIIASVSEHQPTSWSSFYFDLQILVFLFPAGLYFCFAKLSDANIFIILYGVTSIYFAGVMVRLMLVLAPVMCILSGIAISQLFTKYIRNVDIGGMTTTGPGAGESRKAKARIAYEQQTPVKQEVAIGFVLLLTCLLITYTFHCTWVTSEAYSSPSIVLSARSHDGGRIIFDDFREAYYWLKMNTPEDARVMSWWDYGYQITAMANRTILVDNNTWNNTHISRVGQAMASTEERAYEIMKELDVDYVLVIFGGLTGYSSDDINKFLWMVRIGGSTDRGAHIREMDYYASSGDFRIDKEGSPTLLNCLMYKMCYYRFGQVYTEGGKAPGYDRVRGAEIGNKDFELDVLEEAYTTEHWLVRIYKVKDLSNRGL encoded by the exons ATGGATCACTTAACCAAATTGCGAGTGAGTTTTGATAAACAGGAAAGTCTCATTAAGTTGGCCATATTAACGACTGCTGCTATTTTAT CTTTCGCCACACGTTTATTCTCTGTGCTCCGTTTTGAGAGTGTCATCCATGAGTTTGATCCATACTTCAACTACCGCACCACCAAGTATCTTGCCGAACAGGGATTCTACAGTTTCCACAACTGGTTCGACGACCGAGCTTGGTATCCACTCGGGCGCATCATCGGTGGCACTATCTATCCAGGATTAATGGTTACCTCGGCTACCCTTTATCGCATCATGTGGTTCCTGAATATTACGGTTGATATACGGAATGTCTGCGTATTTCTGGCACCATTCTTCTCATCCCTCACGACGATTATCACCTATTTGCTGACGAAGGAAATCCACAGCACGGGGGCCggtctggttgctggtgctatgATCTCTATTGTCCCCGGCTACATCTCGCGCTCCGTGGCTGGCTCGTACGACAACGAAGGGATCGCAATCTTCTGTATGATTCTAACGTACTACGCCTGGATTAGGGCGGTTAAGACGGGTGCTATACTTTGGGCCACATTAGGCGCACTTGCCTATTTCTATATGGTATCTTCATGGGGCGGTTATGTTTTCCTCATCAATTTGATACCCCTGCATGTGCTGGCCTTGATGGCCACCGGCCGCTTCTCCCATCGTGTTTACATCGCTTACAGTACGCTCTACACGATTGGCACTATCCTTTCCATGCAAATTTCATTCGTCGGATTTCAGCCCGTTCAAAGTTCTGAACATATGCTCGCTTTTGGTGTATTTGGTCTCTGCCAGTTACACGCCCTCGTTGACTATGTACGATCGATTGTACCGAAAGAGCATTTCGACACCCTTTTCCAAGCACTCGTCATCTCGATCGTGTGCGTTGCTGCCCTGGTTGGTTTAGTACTGACTTTAACTGGCAAAATCTCTCCCTGGACTGGCCGCTTCTACTCGTTGCTCGATCCTTCGTATGCGAAAAATCACATACCCATTATCGCATCCGTGTCTGAGCATCAGCCAACATCCTGGTCTTCGTTTTACTTTGACTTGCAGATATTGGTATTTTTATTTCCGGCTGGGCTGTATTTCTGCTTCGCCAAGCTATCTgatgccaatattttcataattttgtaTGGTGTTACGAGCATCTACTTTGCCGGTGTTATGGTACGTCTGATGCTTGTGCTCGCCCCCGTCATGTGCATTTTGTCAGGAATCGCAATCTCACAGTTGTTCACTAAATACATTCGGAACGTTGATATTGGAGGAATGACAACAACTGGCCCTGGTGCTGGAGAGAGCCGAAAAGCTAAGGCTCGTATAGCGTATGAACAACAAACGCCAGTAAAGCAGGAGGTTGCGATCGGATTTGTGTTGCTATTGACTTGTTTGCTCATCACCTACACCTTCCACTGCACCTGGGTTACTTCGGAAGCATATAGCTCGCCAAGTATTGTGCTGAGCGCTCGTTCACACGACGGTGGACGCATCATATTTGACGACTTTCGAGAGGCTTATTACTGGCTCAAGATGAACACACCGGAG GATGCTCGTGTAATGTCATGGTGGGATTACGGATATCAGATAACAGCCATGGCTAACCGCACCATATTGGTGGACAATAACACATGGAATAACACGCATATCTCACGCGTCGGCCAAGCCATGGCTTCCACGGAAGAACGTGCATATGAAATTATGAAAGAGCTCGACGTCGATTATGTACTAGTCATTTTTGGTGGGCTAACTGGCTATTCTTCGGACG ATATCAACAAATTCCTCTGGATGGTTCGCATTGGTGGAAGCACGGATCGTGGGGCCCACATCCGCGAAATGGATTACTATGCCTCGAGTGGGGATTTTAGAATTGACAAAGAAGGTTCTCCTACACTACTCAATTGTCTAATGTACAAGATGTGCTATTATCGCTTTGGTCAGGTATACACTGAGGGTGGTAAAGCACCAGGTTATGACCGAGTACGCGGAGCCGAAATCGGAAACAAGGACTTTGAGTTAGACGTCTTGGAGGAAGCGTACACTACCGAACACTGGCTTGTGCGAATCTACAAAGTAAAGGATCTAAGCAATCGAGGCCTTTAA
- the LOC125956831 gene encoding abl interactor 2, with product MDDLITLIRTEIPEGRKNLQESYSNLERVAEYCEDTYYRSENKKASLEETKNYTTQSLASVAYQINTLAYNFLQLMDLQATQMSEMESQMNHISQTVMIHKEKVARREIGVLTANKVSSRQYKIVAPLNPEKPIKYVRKPIDYTLLDEVGHGIALTNSNSNQKKHRVSSQGSIQSSLTVTVSVGPPPTTKPPTPPQMTRNAGHTGTLGKQAGSNTGTLGKANREYRTPPVVVPPQVPSHYAPNYPVGHPRRTSGGSSTGGGVMVAPGSGGAERAPGYSALPLPMPPSQVVMHHPPQIGMVHPMQSGPITQHQTTFEERNSMPPPPSPLTVSQDVITDHSHIGMHTLSRNMPRPGSQSPPLPPPPPPEESDHADFGRPRNTQSLVAPIVPDDQNLPGWVPKNYIEKVVAIYDYYADKDDELSFQESSVLYVLKKNDDGWWEGVMDGVTGLFPGNYVEPCV from the exons ATGGATGATCTCATTACTCTAATTCGCACCGAGATTCCGGAGGGTCGCAAGAACCTCCAGGAGAGCTACTCGAACCTGGAACGGGTAGCGGAATACTGTGAGGACACCTACTATCG CTCAGAAAATAAGAAGGCTTCGCTagaggaaacgaaaaactaCACGACCCAATCGCTGGCCAGCGTCGCGTATCAGATCAACACACTCGCCTATAACTTCCTGCAGCTGATGGACCTACAGGCGACGCAGATGTCCGAGATGGAGTCACAGATGAATCACATCTCGCAGACAGTCATGATACACAAGGAAAAGGTGGCCCGACGCGAGATCGGTGTGCTAACTGCGAACAAGGTTAGCTCGCGGCAGTACAAAATCGTTGCACCGCTTAACCCCGAGAAACCGATCAAGTACGTGCGCAAACCGATCGACTACACGCTGCTGGACGAGGTCGGTCATGGTATCGCACtaacgaacagcaacagcaaccagaagAAGCATCGCGTCTCAAGCCAGGGCTCGATCCAATCGTCACTGACAGTGACGGTGTCGGTTGGTCCGCCACCGACTACCAAAcccccaacaccaccacaaatGACCCGTAACGCTGGTCACACGGGAACACTCGGCAAGCAGGCCGGTAGCAATACTGGGACGCTGGGAAAGGCCAATCGTGAGTATCGTACACCACCAGTAGTTGTGCCGCCGCAGGTGCCATCTCATTATGCGCCTAATTACCCGGTTGGCCACCCGAGACGCACCTCCGGTGGTAGCAGTACTGGTGGCGGTGTCATGGTTGCCCCCGGAAGTGGTGGGGCGGAACGAGCTCCCGGCTACAGTGCGTTGCCACTGCCGATGCCACCGAGTCAGGTGGTCATGCACCATCCACCGCAAATCGGCATGGTGCACCCAATGCAGTCCGGGCCTATAACGCAGCATCAGACAACGTTCGAAGAGCGCAACAGCATGCCAC cACCACCGTCTCCACTGACCGTGTCGCAGGACGTGATTACCGATCACAGCCACATCGGCATGCACACGCTCAGCCGCAACATGCCACGACCGGGCTCACAAtcgccaccgttgccaccgccgccgccaccggaggAGTCTGACCATGCCGATTTTGGGCGGCCTCGTAACACGCAAAGTCTCGTCGCACCGATCGTACCGGACGACCAGAACTTGCCCGGGTGGGTGCCGAAGAACTATATCGAGAAGGTGGTCGCCATCTACGACTACTACGCGGACAAGGACGACGAGCTGAGCTTCCAGGAGAGCTCGGTGCTGTACGTGCTGAAGaaaaacgacgacggctgGTGGGAGGGCGTCATGGACGGTGTTACCGGACTGTTTCCCGGCAACTACGTCGAACCATGTGTTTAA
- the LOC125956809 gene encoding pyrokinin-1 receptor isoform X2, which produces MTDSDVASAAGLALPGVPTRPLLPLRSNVLLNEFSLRRGNVSTVNGTGELLLLMLQQVSEANPAVAHGVVLPSAEEMSELYGPKRDPLYVVIPITIIYLLIFVSGVVGNISTCIVIAKNKSMHTATNYYLFSLAVSDFVLLISGVPQEIYFIWSKYPYVFGEAFCVLRGIAAETSANATVLTITAFTVERYVAICHPFLSHTLSKLSRAVRIIIVIWLIAVVSAVPQALQFGITSQAGMDQCVVKRIIIAHSFELSTFLFFFAPMTLITVLYALIGLKLRSSALMPTRGSSLQHRSSSTLSPTHRQSSIANSQCTRRVLKMLVAVVVAFFLCWAPFHAQRLVYIYGVDKDHQPSDPLVLKLFIVTTYISGILYYLSTCINPLLYNIMSNKFRQAFKSILFRKRCPTAVILRHQIARSDHTEYCLEDSEEPLQLKNRPICQVIPSKTTAFARLPLRGSQLTL; this is translated from the exons ATGACAGACAGCGATGTGGCGAGCGCCGCCGGGCTAGCCCTACCGGGTGTTCCCACGAGGCCGCTACTTCCTTTGCGTTCCAACGTGCTACTGAACGAGTTCTCTCTGCGGCGTGGCAATGTGTCAACCGTTAATGGTACGGGTGAGTtgttgctactgatgctgcaaCAGGTGAGCGAGGCGAACCCGGCGGTAGCACATGGCGTTGTTCTGCCGTCAGCGGAGGAGATGAGTGAACTGTACGGTCCCAAACGCGACCCGCTCTACGTGGTGAtcccgatcacgatcatctACCTGCTGATCTTTGTCAGCGGCGTAGTCGGCAACATCAGCACTTGCATCGTGATTGCCAAGAACAAATCGATGCACACTGCCACCAATTACTACCTGTTCAGCCTGGCCGTGTCCGACTTCGTGCTGCTGATCTCGGGCGTCCCGCAGGAGATCTACTTCATTTGGAGTAAGTACCCGTACGTGTTCGGCGAGGCGTTCTGCGTTCTGCGCGGGATCGCTGCCGAGACATCGGCCAACGCGACCGTACTCACCATCACTGCCTTCACCGTCGAACGGTACGTCGCGATCTGCCACCCGTTCCTGTCGCACACGCTGTCGAAGCTGTCCCGCGCcgttcgcatcatcatcgtgatctgGTTGATCGCGGTCGTCTCGGCGGTGCCGCAGGCGCTGCAGTTCGGTATCACCAGCCAGGCCGGCATGGATCAGTGTGTGGTgaagcgcatcatcatcgcgcacTCGTTTGAGCTGTCGacctttctgttctttttcgCTCCGATGACGCTCATCACCGTGCTATACGCACTGATCGGTTTGAAGTTGCGCTCATCCGCGCTAATGCCGACCCGAGGCAGCTCGCtgcagcaccgcagcagcagtactctTTCGCCCACCCACCGTCAAAGTTCCATCGCCAACAGCCAGTGCACGCGACGGGTCCTCAAAATGCTCG TGGCCGTCGTGGTGGCGTTCTTTTTATGCTGGGCTCCTTTCCATGCTCAGCGGCTGGTGTATATCTACGGTGTCGATAAGGATCACCAGCCGTCCGATCCGCTAGTACTGAAGCTGTTCATCGTAACTACGTATATTTCCGGCATCCTGTACTACCTGTCGACCTGCATCAATCCGCTTTTGTACAATATCATGAGCAATAAGTTCCGGCAAGCATTTAAG TCGATTTTATTTAGGAAACGCTGTCCAACTGCTGTCATTTTGCGCCATCAAATAGCAAGGAGCGATCATACCGAATACTGCCTCGAGGACAGCGAAGAGCCGCTTCAGCTAAAGAATCGTCCGATTTGTCAG GTTATTCCATCAAAGACGACAGCCTTTGCTCGTCTGCCACTCAGAGGCAGTCAATTGACTCTGTAA
- the LOC125956809 gene encoding pyrokinin-1 receptor isoform X1: protein MTDSDVASAAGLALPGVPTRPLLPLRSNVLLNEFSLRRGNVSTVNGTGELLLLMLQQVSEANPAVAHGVVLPSAEEMSELYGPKRDPLYVVIPITIIYLLIFVSGVVGNISTCIVIAKNKSMHTATNYYLFSLAVSDFVLLISGVPQEIYFIWSKYPYVFGEAFCVLRGIAAETSANATVLTITAFTVERYVAICHPFLSHTLSKLSRAVRIIIVIWLIAVVSAVPQALQFGITSQAGMDQCVVKRIIIAHSFELSTFLFFFAPMTLITVLYALIGLKLRSSALMPTRGSSLQHRSSSTLSPTHRQSSIANSQCTRRVLKMLVAVVVAFFLCWAPFHAQRLVYIYGVDKDHQPSDPLVLKLFIVTTYISGILYYLSTCINPLLYNIMSNKFRQAFKETLSNCCHFAPSNSKERSYRILPRGQRRAASAKESSDLSGYSIKDDSLCSSATQRQSIDSVILFRDYPLKKPKSSKAPVCNQQNGGAVEQTTTIANQYVQRTNLPANL from the exons ATGACAGACAGCGATGTGGCGAGCGCCGCCGGGCTAGCCCTACCGGGTGTTCCCACGAGGCCGCTACTTCCTTTGCGTTCCAACGTGCTACTGAACGAGTTCTCTCTGCGGCGTGGCAATGTGTCAACCGTTAATGGTACGGGTGAGTtgttgctactgatgctgcaaCAGGTGAGCGAGGCGAACCCGGCGGTAGCACATGGCGTTGTTCTGCCGTCAGCGGAGGAGATGAGTGAACTGTACGGTCCCAAACGCGACCCGCTCTACGTGGTGAtcccgatcacgatcatctACCTGCTGATCTTTGTCAGCGGCGTAGTCGGCAACATCAGCACTTGCATCGTGATTGCCAAGAACAAATCGATGCACACTGCCACCAATTACTACCTGTTCAGCCTGGCCGTGTCCGACTTCGTGCTGCTGATCTCGGGCGTCCCGCAGGAGATCTACTTCATTTGGAGTAAGTACCCGTACGTGTTCGGCGAGGCGTTCTGCGTTCTGCGCGGGATCGCTGCCGAGACATCGGCCAACGCGACCGTACTCACCATCACTGCCTTCACCGTCGAACGGTACGTCGCGATCTGCCACCCGTTCCTGTCGCACACGCTGTCGAAGCTGTCCCGCGCcgttcgcatcatcatcgtgatctgGTTGATCGCGGTCGTCTCGGCGGTGCCGCAGGCGCTGCAGTTCGGTATCACCAGCCAGGCCGGCATGGATCAGTGTGTGGTgaagcgcatcatcatcgcgcacTCGTTTGAGCTGTCGacctttctgttctttttcgCTCCGATGACGCTCATCACCGTGCTATACGCACTGATCGGTTTGAAGTTGCGCTCATCCGCGCTAATGCCGACCCGAGGCAGCTCGCtgcagcaccgcagcagcagtactctTTCGCCCACCCACCGTCAAAGTTCCATCGCCAACAGCCAGTGCACGCGACGGGTCCTCAAAATGCTCG TGGCCGTCGTGGTGGCGTTCTTTTTATGCTGGGCTCCTTTCCATGCTCAGCGGCTGGTGTATATCTACGGTGTCGATAAGGATCACCAGCCGTCCGATCCGCTAGTACTGAAGCTGTTCATCGTAACTACGTATATTTCCGGCATCCTGTACTACCTGTCGACCTGCATCAATCCGCTTTTGTACAATATCATGAGCAATAAGTTCCGGCAAGCATTTAAG GAAACGCTGTCCAACTGCTGTCATTTTGCGCCATCAAATAGCAAGGAGCGATCATACCGAATACTGCCTCGAGGACAGCGAAGAGCCGCTTCAGCTAAAGAATCGTCCGATTTGTCAG GTTATTCCATCAAAGACGACAGCCTTTGCTCGTCTGCCACTCAGAGGCAGTCAATTGACTCTGTAATACTGTTCCGGGATTACCCGCTCAAGAAGCCCAAGTCATCTAAGGCGCCTGTCTGCAACCAACAGAATGGAGGCGCGGTGGAACAGACTACGACCATCGCGAACCAGTACGTTCAACGCACCAATCTACCAGCAAACCTGTAG
- the LOC125956720 gene encoding protein VAC14 homolog isoform X2: protein MENAFAPISEACVKALSDKTYDKRKMAALEIEKMVTDFNAKKNMTQVKRIIDVLSKDFVRSNDLNKKKGGLIALAATSIALGKETERFIEDIVNPILNCLIDSDMRVRYFASESLYNVVKVSRGSVLPFFPSLFNALSRLVIDPDQNIKNGSEILDRLLKDIVIESSQTFDLDAFIPLVRERIMVKSSFARQFIISWISVLNAVPEINMVMYLPEILHGLFQMLEDPLPEIQRMCESLLAQFLKIIKADPGAADIPKMTNVLIVQAQSNNTLIQFYAINWIKEFVQLYRGEILQFASGIFTAILPCLAFESDAKKSIKDCANAVNLHLLELVSGVGEDKQRNLSFLELNSVMEVLRQYLVHSPVPTKIAVLKWVHHLFTEVHDEMSEHANKLFPVLLRDCLSDSSDEVVLQAIVVLAEIVNSATVQGNYYYKPQYRTFLGELLSLFSDNNAFLEKRGTLIIRQLCRLLNAEYIYRTFAEILLREPTGLATTMVRTLNMILLTTSDLFDLRNMLRDIRNQQSASLFDCLYRCWAHCPVSTLSLCLLAQCYQHALEIVNLFASMEITVDFLVEVDKMVQLIESPIFTSLRLTLITHSNENADAQHLSRALYGILMLLPQTEAFHLLNNRLQCVPNYWGQPNKINSKSSIQSQGKVKFDDLFTYFKEMQEIIHQKRVEKRKKNQF, encoded by the exons atggaaaatgcatttGCGCCTATAAGCGAAGCGTGCGTTAAGGCACTCAGTGATAAAACATACGATAAGAGGAAAATGGCAGCgcttgaaattgaaaa AATGGTTACTGATTTTAATGCCAAAAAAAATATGACCCAGGTTAAGCGTATCATCGACGTATTGAGCAAagatttcgttcgctcgaacgatctgaacaaaaagaagggtGGTTTGATTGCGCTCGCAGCCACTAGCATCGCATTAGGCAAAGAGACGGAGCGGTTCATCGAGGATATCGTAAACCCCATTCTAAATTGTCTGATTGACAGTGATATGCGGGTGCGCTACTTTGCGAGCGAATCGCTGTACAACGTGGTAAAGGTATCGCGTGGCTCAGTGTTACCCTTTTTTCCCAGTCTATTTAACGCCCTCAGTCGATTGGTTATTGATCCGGATCAGAACATCAAGAACGGTAGCGAAATTCTCGACCGTTTGTTGAAAGACATCGTGATCGAGTCGTCGCAGACGTTCGATCTGGACGCATTCATACCGTTGGTTCGCGAGCGAATAATGGTGAAGAGTTCGTTTGCCCGGCAATTCATCATATCATGGATCTCGGTGCTGAATGCGGTTCCGGAGATCAACATGGTCATGTACTTGCCCGAGATTCTGCACGGACTGTTCCAGATGCTGGAAGATCCGCTGCCCGAAATACAACGCATGTGCGAATCGCTGCTTGCGCAATTTCTGAAGATCATCAAGGCAGATCCGGGGGCTGCAGACATTCCTAAGATGACGAACGTGCTAATCGTGCAGGCGCAATCAAACAATACATTGATTCAATTTTATGCTATCAACTGGATCAAGGAGTTTGTCCAGTTGTACCGCGGAGAGATACTGCAGTTTGCTAGTGGAATATTCACCGCGATATTGCCTTGTTTGGCGTTCGAGAGTGACGCGAAAAAGAGTATCAAAGACTGTGCGAACGCCGTCAATTTGCATCTGCTCGAGCTGGTGTCGGGTGTTGGCGAAGATAAGCAGCGTAACCTTAGCTTCCTGGAATTAAATTCAGTGATGGAGGTGCTTCGCCAGTACTTGGTGCACAGTCCGGTACCGACAAAAATCGCGGTACTAAAGTGGGTGCACCATCTGTTTACTGAAGTGCATGACGAAATGTCCGAGCATGCGAACAAACTGTTTCCGGTACTGTTACGCGACTGCCTCTCGGACAGCTCGGATGAGGTCGTACTGCAGGCGATCGTTGTGCTGGCGGAGATCGTCAACTCGGCTACGGTACAGGGCAACTACTACTATAAACCGCAGTATCGAACGTTCCTAGGCGAGTTGCTCAGTCTGTTCAGCGACAACAACGCGTTTCTGGAGAAACGCGGTACGCTCATTATACGCCAACTGTGCCGTCTGTTAAACGCCGAATACATATACCGAACATTCGCCGAGATTTTACTTAGAGAACCCACCGGCCTAGCTACAACCATGGTGCGAACGCTCAACATGATACTGCTCACGACGTCCGATCTTTTCGACCTACGCAATATGTTGCGCGATATTCGCAATCAG CAATCTGCGTCACTGTTCGACTGCCTTTACAGGTGCTGGGCACATTGTCCGGTATCAACGCTGTCTCTGTGCCTGCTTGCCCAGTGTTATCAGCACGCTTTAGAGATCGTGAATCTCTT TGCGAGCATGGAGATAACGGTTGATTTTCTCGTTGAAGTAGACAAAATGGTTCAGCTCATCGAATCTCCAATATTTACTT CGCTCCGCCTAACATTGATTACACATTCGAACGAAAATGCCGACGCTCAGCATTTGTCACGTGCACTTTACGGcattctgatgctgctgccgcaaaCGGAAGCATTCCATTTACTCAACAATCGGTTACAGTGTGTGCCCAACTATTGGGGCCAGCCTAACAAAAT CAACTCCAAGTCCTCAATTCAGAGCCAAGGAAAAGTTAAGTTTGATGATTTATTCACCTATTTCAAGGAAATGCAAGAAATAATTCATCAGAAACGCGTTGAAAAGCGCAAGAAGAACCAATTTTAA
- the LOC125956720 gene encoding protein VAC14 homolog isoform X1 — translation MENAFAPISEACVKALSDKTYDKRKMAALEIEKMVTDFNAKKNMTQVKRIIDVLSKDFVRSNDLNKKKGGLIALAATSIALGKETERFIEDIVNPILNCLIDSDMRVRYFASESLYNVVKVSRGSVLPFFPSLFNALSRLVIDPDQNIKNGSEILDRLLKDIVIESSQTFDLDAFIPLVRERIMVKSSFARQFIISWISVLNAVPEINMVMYLPEILHGLFQMLEDPLPEIQRMCESLLAQFLKIIKADPGAADIPKMTNVLIVQAQSNNTLIQFYAINWIKEFVQLYRGEILQFASGIFTAILPCLAFESDAKKSIKDCANAVNLHLLELVSGVGEDKQRNLSFLELNSVMEVLRQYLVHSPVPTKIAVLKWVHHLFTEVHDEMSEHANKLFPVLLRDCLSDSSDEVVLQAIVVLAEIVNSATVQGNYYYKPQYRTFLGELLSLFSDNNAFLEKRGTLIIRQLCRLLNAEYIYRTFAEILLREPTGLATTMVRTLNMILLTTSDLFDLRNMLRDIRNQQSASLFDCLYRCWAHCPVSTLSLCLLAQCYQHALEIVNLFASMEITVDFLVEVDKMVQLIESPIFTSLRLTLITHSNENADAQHLSRALYGILMLLPQTEAFHLLNNRLQCVPNYWGQPNKISNSKSSIQSQGKVKFDDLFTYFKEMQEIIHQKRVEKRKKNQF, via the exons atggaaaatgcatttGCGCCTATAAGCGAAGCGTGCGTTAAGGCACTCAGTGATAAAACATACGATAAGAGGAAAATGGCAGCgcttgaaattgaaaa AATGGTTACTGATTTTAATGCCAAAAAAAATATGACCCAGGTTAAGCGTATCATCGACGTATTGAGCAAagatttcgttcgctcgaacgatctgaacaaaaagaagggtGGTTTGATTGCGCTCGCAGCCACTAGCATCGCATTAGGCAAAGAGACGGAGCGGTTCATCGAGGATATCGTAAACCCCATTCTAAATTGTCTGATTGACAGTGATATGCGGGTGCGCTACTTTGCGAGCGAATCGCTGTACAACGTGGTAAAGGTATCGCGTGGCTCAGTGTTACCCTTTTTTCCCAGTCTATTTAACGCCCTCAGTCGATTGGTTATTGATCCGGATCAGAACATCAAGAACGGTAGCGAAATTCTCGACCGTTTGTTGAAAGACATCGTGATCGAGTCGTCGCAGACGTTCGATCTGGACGCATTCATACCGTTGGTTCGCGAGCGAATAATGGTGAAGAGTTCGTTTGCCCGGCAATTCATCATATCATGGATCTCGGTGCTGAATGCGGTTCCGGAGATCAACATGGTCATGTACTTGCCCGAGATTCTGCACGGACTGTTCCAGATGCTGGAAGATCCGCTGCCCGAAATACAACGCATGTGCGAATCGCTGCTTGCGCAATTTCTGAAGATCATCAAGGCAGATCCGGGGGCTGCAGACATTCCTAAGATGACGAACGTGCTAATCGTGCAGGCGCAATCAAACAATACATTGATTCAATTTTATGCTATCAACTGGATCAAGGAGTTTGTCCAGTTGTACCGCGGAGAGATACTGCAGTTTGCTAGTGGAATATTCACCGCGATATTGCCTTGTTTGGCGTTCGAGAGTGACGCGAAAAAGAGTATCAAAGACTGTGCGAACGCCGTCAATTTGCATCTGCTCGAGCTGGTGTCGGGTGTTGGCGAAGATAAGCAGCGTAACCTTAGCTTCCTGGAATTAAATTCAGTGATGGAGGTGCTTCGCCAGTACTTGGTGCACAGTCCGGTACCGACAAAAATCGCGGTACTAAAGTGGGTGCACCATCTGTTTACTGAAGTGCATGACGAAATGTCCGAGCATGCGAACAAACTGTTTCCGGTACTGTTACGCGACTGCCTCTCGGACAGCTCGGATGAGGTCGTACTGCAGGCGATCGTTGTGCTGGCGGAGATCGTCAACTCGGCTACGGTACAGGGCAACTACTACTATAAACCGCAGTATCGAACGTTCCTAGGCGAGTTGCTCAGTCTGTTCAGCGACAACAACGCGTTTCTGGAGAAACGCGGTACGCTCATTATACGCCAACTGTGCCGTCTGTTAAACGCCGAATACATATACCGAACATTCGCCGAGATTTTACTTAGAGAACCCACCGGCCTAGCTACAACCATGGTGCGAACGCTCAACATGATACTGCTCACGACGTCCGATCTTTTCGACCTACGCAATATGTTGCGCGATATTCGCAATCAG CAATCTGCGTCACTGTTCGACTGCCTTTACAGGTGCTGGGCACATTGTCCGGTATCAACGCTGTCTCTGTGCCTGCTTGCCCAGTGTTATCAGCACGCTTTAGAGATCGTGAATCTCTT TGCGAGCATGGAGATAACGGTTGATTTTCTCGTTGAAGTAGACAAAATGGTTCAGCTCATCGAATCTCCAATATTTACTT CGCTCCGCCTAACATTGATTACACATTCGAACGAAAATGCCGACGCTCAGCATTTGTCACGTGCACTTTACGGcattctgatgctgctgccgcaaaCGGAAGCATTCCATTTACTCAACAATCGGTTACAGTGTGTGCCCAACTATTGGGGCCAGCCTAACAAAAT CAGCAACTCCAAGTCCTCAATTCAGAGCCAAGGAAAAGTTAAGTTTGATGATTTATTCACCTATTTCAAGGAAATGCAAGAAATAATTCATCAGAAACGCGTTGAAAAGCGCAAGAAGAACCAATTTTAA